One region of Bacterioplanoides sp. SCSIO 12839 genomic DNA includes:
- the flgC gene encoding flagellar basal body rod protein FlgC: MSLTNVFDIAGSGMNAQSIRLNTTASNIANAESASSSVEETYRARKPWFAVMQKEFIAVNEKGEFQQLKGSTGIGVQVKGIVEKDAPLKPRFQPDHPMANEDGYVYYPNVNVVEEMTDMMSSSRSYQMNVEVLKTAKQMLQRTLTLGQ, encoded by the coding sequence ATGTCATTAACCAATGTATTTGATATCGCCGGTTCCGGCATGAATGCCCAGTCCATTCGGCTGAACACCACGGCCAGTAATATTGCCAATGCCGAAAGTGCATCCAGTTCTGTTGAAGAAACCTACCGTGCCCGCAAGCCCTGGTTTGCCGTGATGCAAAAAGAATTTATAGCCGTGAATGAAAAGGGTGAGTTTCAACAGCTCAAAGGAAGCACCGGAATTGGTGTGCAGGTAAAAGGCATTGTCGAAAAAGATGCGCCACTGAAGCCCCGCTTTCAGCCCGATCATCCAATGGCGAATGAAGATGGTTATGTGTATTACCCCAATGTGAATGTGGTGGAAGAAATGACCGACATGATGTCTTCATCCCGTAGTTATCAGATGAATGTCGAAGTATTAAAAACCGCCAAACAAATGCTGCAGCGTACGTTAACGCTGGGTCAGTAA
- the flgB gene encoding flagellar basal body rod protein FlgB → MASINFDNALGLHASALQLRAARSEILANNLANADTPGFKARDINFRAVLVGEVEAQQSLSVEKTHSGHLSGSTRVDEHLLYRNPSQPSIDGNTVDSQIEKAQFAKNSMDYNATFEFLSGKFKGLRNAVRGE, encoded by the coding sequence ATGGCTTCAATCAATTTCGACAACGCATTAGGACTCCACGCAAGCGCTTTACAACTGCGTGCGGCACGATCCGAAATTCTGGCGAACAACCTGGCGAATGCCGATACCCCGGGATTCAAGGCCCGCGATATCAATTTTCGTGCGGTGTTAGTGGGTGAAGTTGAAGCCCAGCAAAGCTTGTCAGTTGAGAAAACCCACTCCGGGCACCTTAGCGGCAGTACCCGGGTGGATGAGCATTTGTTGTATCGCAATCCAAGTCAGCCATCGATTGATGGTAATACTGTGGATAGCCAGATTGAAAAAGCGCAGTTTGCTAAAAACAGCATGGATTACAACGCTACCTTCGAATTCCTCAGTGGTAAGTTTAAAGGGCTGCGCAACGCAGTGCGGGGAGAATAA